The Anabas testudineus chromosome 11, fAnaTes1.2, whole genome shotgun sequence genome has a segment encoding these proteins:
- the cnot3b gene encoding CCR4-NOT transcription complex subunit 3b isoform X1, which yields MADKRKLQGEIDRCLKKVGEGVEQFEDIWQKLHNAANANQKEKYEADLKKEIKKLQRLRDQIKTWVASNEIKDKRQLVENRKLIETQMERFKIVERETKTKAYSKEGLGLAQKVDPAQREKEEVGTWLTNTIDTLNMQVDQFESEVESLSVQMRKKKGDKEKQDRIEELKKFIEKHRHHIRMLETILRMLDNDSVQVDAIRKIKDDVEYYLDSSQDPDFEENEFLYDDLDLEDIPVSLVATSPPGHSHLEDEIFQHSSSTPTSTTSSSPIPPSPATCTTENSEDDKKRGRSTDSEVSQSPVKNGNPSSSLSSSSSSSSSSSSSSSSSSSVSGLTSSSLVSMATIAGAGSSSSAGNSHHGNLGGLLSNTSSGSYSNATQQQPHPSAQQQQAKNSASSSSLAPVSNPSSSTNSHPVSSASSPPNASTQGLFTSNLKPQAPLGSTPTSNSLSLGLGLSLVKGGITSSITTSPMSGGLGLSGMPASLNLLSSSTPTPYAQAAASGTVGSGLPGSLGGVSTTTSNSTLGSIGSGSAAVGGPTSSTGGLLGAAPGVSSGILGLGSGQSGVQGSSLMSPSPIGSLAPGSGVGVIGSNGGSLGSAGSGVVGGNSSLSIQPPSHQKQNGSTSYSAVVADSTTESALISASQSQSSQPSSLTSTANQPKDTGPSLLNSMSLSSSSPSPASYSEAKAVSGGGSLLNGPMSYSQSSDSIKPQEPLSSLKSMAERAALSSGMEGDVPSLHLPSEIFPSSTTAPSGPPSAPQPSLSEVNIPPSLGVCPLGPVPLSKDQVYQQAMEEAAWTHMPHPSDSERIRCIEMQYLMRNPCPTLPFHHQMPPPHSDTVEFYQRLSTETLFFIFYYLEGTKAQYLAAKALKKQSWRFHTKYMMWFQRHEEPKTITDEYEQGTYIYFDYEKWGQRKKEGFTFEYRYLEDRDLQ from the exons ATGGCCGATAAAAGGAAACTTCAAG GTGAAATAGATCGATGTCTGAAAAAAGTAGGGGAGGGAGTGGAGCAGTTTGAAGACATTTGGCAAAAG cttCACAATGCAGCCAATGCAAACCAGAAGGAGAAATATGAAGCAGACCTCAAGAAAGAGATTAAAAAGCTACAG CGTCTTCGAGACCAGATCAAGACGTGGGTGGCATCCAACGAGATCAAAGACAAAAGGCAGCTAGTAGAAAACCGAAAACTCATAGAAACG CAAATGGAGCGGTTCAAGATAGTGGAAAGAGAAACCAAGACTAAAGCGTACTCTAAAGAGGGGCTAGGCCTGGCCCAGAAGGTGGACCCAGCCcagagggaaaaggaggaagTTGGGACGTGGTTAACG AATACGATAGACACGTTGAACATGCAGGTGGACCAGTTTGAAAGTGAAGTGGAGTCTCTGTCAGTCCagatgagaaagaagaaaggggaCAAGGAG AAGCAGGACCGGATCGAGGAGCTGAAGAAGTTCATCGAGAAGCATCGGCACCACATCCGTATGCTGGAGACGATACTGAGGATGCTGGACAACGACTCGGTGCAGGTGGACGCCATCAGGAAGATcaag GATGACGTGGAGTACTATCTAGACTCGTCACAAGACCCAGACTTTGAGGAGAACGAGTTTCTGTATGACGACCTGGATCTGGAGGACATTC CTGTGTCGCTGGTGGCCACCTCTCCACCGGGACACTCGCACTTGGAGGATGAGATCTTCCAGCACTCCAGCAGCacacccacctccaccacctcatCTTCACCCATCCCCCCGTCGCCTGCTACTTGCACTACG GAGAACTCGGAGGACGACAAGAAGAGAGGACGTTCAACAGACAGCGAAGTTAGTCAG tcacCTGTGAAGAATGGAAACCCCTCTTCCTCgttgtcctcttcctcctcctcgtcctcctcctcctcctcctcttcatcctcttcttcttccgtCTCGGGACTGACCTCATCCTCACTGGTCTCTATGGCGACCATCGCTGgagcaggaagcagcagctctGCGGGCAACAGTCATCACGGCAACTTGGGGGGTCTCCTCTCCAACACCTCCTCTGGCAGCTACAGCAACGCCACCCAGCAGCAGCCGCATCCAtcagcacagcagcaacaggcCAAAAACTCAGCTAGCTCCTCTTCCTTGGCTCCTGTTTCCAACCCCAGCTCCTCCACCAACAGCCACCCCGtctcctcagcctcctctccTCCGAATGCCAGCACGCAGGGGCTCTTTACATCAAACTTGAAGCCCCAGGCTCCCTTGGGGTCCACGCCGACCTCCAACAGCCTCAGCCTCGGCCTGGGCCTCTCACTGGTGAAAGGTGGCATCACCAGCTCCATCACTACCAGCCCGATGTCCGGGGGCCTCGGCCTATCAGGGATGCCGGCGTCCCTGAACCTTctgtccagctccaccccaaCACCCTACGCTCAGGCAGCTGCCTCAGGCACAGTGGGCTCCGGCCTGCCAGGCTCTCTGGGTGGTGTCAGCACCACCACTAGCAACAGCACCTTGGGCTCCATCGGCAGTGGAAGTGCTGCAGTCGGCGGGCCGACATCCTCTACGGGAGGCTTGCTTGGTGCAGCCCCAGGTGTCAGCTCTGGGATTCTGGGTTTGGGCTCTGGTCAGTCGGGGGTGCAGGGGTCTTCCTTGATGTCACCAAGTCCAATAGGAAGTTTGGCTCCAGGTAGTGGAGTGGGGGTCATCGGGAGCAATGGAGGCAGCTTAGGATCAGCAGGGAGCGGAGTGGTGGGTGGGAACTCATCGCTCTCTATCCAACCACCGAGCCATCAGAAGCAGAATGGTAGCACCA GTTATAGTGCTGTGGTAGCAGACAGCACAACCGAATCCGCCCTTATCAGTGCCAGCCAATCACAAAGCAGCCAACCCTCATCTTTGACCTCCACAGCCAATCAGCC TAAGGACACTGGTCCCAGTTTACTGAACTCTATGAGTTTGTCGTCCAGCTCTCCGTCACCTGCCTCCTACAGCGAGGCCAAAGCGGTGAGCGGCGGCGGCAGCCTGCTGAACGGGCCGATGTCTTACTCCCAGTCCTCAGACAGCATCAAG CCCCAGGAGCCTCTGAGCAGCCTGAAGTCCATGGCCGAGCGAGCAGCCCTCAGCTCAGGGATGGAGGGAGACGTGCCCTCCCTGCACCTCCCCTCAG AAATCTTCCCCAGCAGCACTACAGCCCCCTCGGGTCCCCCGTCAGCGCCTCAGCCCTCGCTGTCAGAGGTCAACATCCCGCCGTCGTTGGGAGTCTGCCCTCTGGGACCTGTTCCCTTGTCCAAAGACCAGGTCTACCAGCAGGCCATGGAAGAGGCTGCGTGGACACACATGCCCCACCCGTCTGACTCGGAGAGGATCAGGTGCATTGAGAT GCAGTACCTGATGAGGAACCCGTGCCCCACCCTGCCTTTCCACCACCAGATGCCACCGCCCCACTCCGACACCGTGGAGTTTTACCAGAGACTCTCCACTGAAaccctcttcttcatcttctatTACCTGGAG GGAACAAAGGCGCAGTATCTGGCAGCCAAAGCCCTGAAGAAGCAGTCGTGGAGGTTTCACACAAAATACATGATGTGGTTTCAGAGGCACGAAGAGCCGAAGACCATTACTGATGAGTATGAGCAG gGGACGTACATTTACTTTGACTACGAGAAATGGGGCCAGCGGAAAAAGGAAGGTTTCACGTTTGAGTACCGGTACTTAGAAGACCGAGACCTCCAGTga
- the cnot3b gene encoding CCR4-NOT transcription complex subunit 3b isoform X2 produces the protein MADKRKLQGEIDRCLKKVGEGVEQFEDIWQKLHNAANANQKEKYEADLKKEIKKLQRLRDQIKTWVASNEIKDKRQLVENRKLIETQMERFKIVERETKTKAYSKEGLGLAQKVDPAQREKEEVGTWLTNTIDTLNMQVDQFESEVESLSVQMRKKKGDKEKQDRIEELKKFIEKHRHHIRMLETILRMLDNDSVQVDAIRKIKDDVEYYLDSSQDPDFEENEFLYDDLDLEDIPVSLVATSPPGHSHLEDEIFQHSSSTPTSTTSSSPIPPSPATCTTENSEDDKKRGRSTDSEVSQSPVKNGNPSSSLSSSSSSSSSSSSSSSSSSSVSGLTSSSLVSMATIAGAGSSSSAGNSHHGNLGGLLSNTSSGSYSNATQQQPHPSAQQQQAKNSASSSSLAPVSNPSSSTNSHPVSSASSPPNASTQGLFTSNLKPQAPLGSTPTSNSLSLGLGLSLVKGGITSSITTSPMSGGLGLSGMPASLNLLSSSTPTPYAQAAASGTVGSGLPGSLGGVSTTTSNSTLGSIGSGSAAVGGPTSSTGGLLGAAPGVSSGILGLGSGQSGVQGSSLMSPSPIGSLAPGSGVGVIGSNGGSLGSAGSGVVGGNSSLSIQPPSHQKQNGSTSYSAVVADSTTESALISASQSQSSQPSSLTSTANQPKDTGPSLLNSMSLSSSSPSPASYSEAKAVSGGGSLLNGPMSYSQSSDSIKPQEPLSSLKSMAERAALSSGMEGDVPSLHLPSEIFPSSTTAPSGPPSAPQPSLSEVNIPPSLGVCPLGPVPLSKDQVYQQAMEEAAWTHMPHPSDSERIRQYLMRNPCPTLPFHHQMPPPHSDTVEFYQRLSTETLFFIFYYLEGTKAQYLAAKALKKQSWRFHTKYMMWFQRHEEPKTITDEYEQGTYIYFDYEKWGQRKKEGFTFEYRYLEDRDLQ, from the exons ATGGCCGATAAAAGGAAACTTCAAG GTGAAATAGATCGATGTCTGAAAAAAGTAGGGGAGGGAGTGGAGCAGTTTGAAGACATTTGGCAAAAG cttCACAATGCAGCCAATGCAAACCAGAAGGAGAAATATGAAGCAGACCTCAAGAAAGAGATTAAAAAGCTACAG CGTCTTCGAGACCAGATCAAGACGTGGGTGGCATCCAACGAGATCAAAGACAAAAGGCAGCTAGTAGAAAACCGAAAACTCATAGAAACG CAAATGGAGCGGTTCAAGATAGTGGAAAGAGAAACCAAGACTAAAGCGTACTCTAAAGAGGGGCTAGGCCTGGCCCAGAAGGTGGACCCAGCCcagagggaaaaggaggaagTTGGGACGTGGTTAACG AATACGATAGACACGTTGAACATGCAGGTGGACCAGTTTGAAAGTGAAGTGGAGTCTCTGTCAGTCCagatgagaaagaagaaaggggaCAAGGAG AAGCAGGACCGGATCGAGGAGCTGAAGAAGTTCATCGAGAAGCATCGGCACCACATCCGTATGCTGGAGACGATACTGAGGATGCTGGACAACGACTCGGTGCAGGTGGACGCCATCAGGAAGATcaag GATGACGTGGAGTACTATCTAGACTCGTCACAAGACCCAGACTTTGAGGAGAACGAGTTTCTGTATGACGACCTGGATCTGGAGGACATTC CTGTGTCGCTGGTGGCCACCTCTCCACCGGGACACTCGCACTTGGAGGATGAGATCTTCCAGCACTCCAGCAGCacacccacctccaccacctcatCTTCACCCATCCCCCCGTCGCCTGCTACTTGCACTACG GAGAACTCGGAGGACGACAAGAAGAGAGGACGTTCAACAGACAGCGAAGTTAGTCAG tcacCTGTGAAGAATGGAAACCCCTCTTCCTCgttgtcctcttcctcctcctcgtcctcctcctcctcctcctcttcatcctcttcttcttccgtCTCGGGACTGACCTCATCCTCACTGGTCTCTATGGCGACCATCGCTGgagcaggaagcagcagctctGCGGGCAACAGTCATCACGGCAACTTGGGGGGTCTCCTCTCCAACACCTCCTCTGGCAGCTACAGCAACGCCACCCAGCAGCAGCCGCATCCAtcagcacagcagcaacaggcCAAAAACTCAGCTAGCTCCTCTTCCTTGGCTCCTGTTTCCAACCCCAGCTCCTCCACCAACAGCCACCCCGtctcctcagcctcctctccTCCGAATGCCAGCACGCAGGGGCTCTTTACATCAAACTTGAAGCCCCAGGCTCCCTTGGGGTCCACGCCGACCTCCAACAGCCTCAGCCTCGGCCTGGGCCTCTCACTGGTGAAAGGTGGCATCACCAGCTCCATCACTACCAGCCCGATGTCCGGGGGCCTCGGCCTATCAGGGATGCCGGCGTCCCTGAACCTTctgtccagctccaccccaaCACCCTACGCTCAGGCAGCTGCCTCAGGCACAGTGGGCTCCGGCCTGCCAGGCTCTCTGGGTGGTGTCAGCACCACCACTAGCAACAGCACCTTGGGCTCCATCGGCAGTGGAAGTGCTGCAGTCGGCGGGCCGACATCCTCTACGGGAGGCTTGCTTGGTGCAGCCCCAGGTGTCAGCTCTGGGATTCTGGGTTTGGGCTCTGGTCAGTCGGGGGTGCAGGGGTCTTCCTTGATGTCACCAAGTCCAATAGGAAGTTTGGCTCCAGGTAGTGGAGTGGGGGTCATCGGGAGCAATGGAGGCAGCTTAGGATCAGCAGGGAGCGGAGTGGTGGGTGGGAACTCATCGCTCTCTATCCAACCACCGAGCCATCAGAAGCAGAATGGTAGCACCA GTTATAGTGCTGTGGTAGCAGACAGCACAACCGAATCCGCCCTTATCAGTGCCAGCCAATCACAAAGCAGCCAACCCTCATCTTTGACCTCCACAGCCAATCAGCC TAAGGACACTGGTCCCAGTTTACTGAACTCTATGAGTTTGTCGTCCAGCTCTCCGTCACCTGCCTCCTACAGCGAGGCCAAAGCGGTGAGCGGCGGCGGCAGCCTGCTGAACGGGCCGATGTCTTACTCCCAGTCCTCAGACAGCATCAAG CCCCAGGAGCCTCTGAGCAGCCTGAAGTCCATGGCCGAGCGAGCAGCCCTCAGCTCAGGGATGGAGGGAGACGTGCCCTCCCTGCACCTCCCCTCAG AAATCTTCCCCAGCAGCACTACAGCCCCCTCGGGTCCCCCGTCAGCGCCTCAGCCCTCGCTGTCAGAGGTCAACATCCCGCCGTCGTTGGGAGTCTGCCCTCTGGGACCTGTTCCCTTGTCCAAAGACCAGGTCTACCAGCAGGCCATGGAAGAGGCTGCGTGGACACACATGCCCCACCCGTCTGACTCGGAGAGGATCAG GCAGTACCTGATGAGGAACCCGTGCCCCACCCTGCCTTTCCACCACCAGATGCCACCGCCCCACTCCGACACCGTGGAGTTTTACCAGAGACTCTCCACTGAAaccctcttcttcatcttctatTACCTGGAG GGAACAAAGGCGCAGTATCTGGCAGCCAAAGCCCTGAAGAAGCAGTCGTGGAGGTTTCACACAAAATACATGATGTGGTTTCAGAGGCACGAAGAGCCGAAGACCATTACTGATGAGTATGAGCAG gGGACGTACATTTACTTTGACTACGAGAAATGGGGCCAGCGGAAAAAGGAAGGTTTCACGTTTGAGTACCGGTACTTAGAAGACCGAGACCTCCAGTga